In Mesoaciditoga lauensis cd-1655R = DSM 25116, a single genomic region encodes these proteins:
- a CDS encoding sensor histidine kinase produces the protein MLSSFTLKLNSAESVYDCVEELRKTSANFFDISWYSFISLQEKFGKEADRQVLEFAVWSLKKHRLSVTPIGDSMVMFVPLFSRNQDIGVLIFGLKSDMNDITRGVTDIESFLAFETSMVIENMFLTKELLKKNEDIAEAKFYLENVLNSLKYAVVVEDIYRNEEFSNIPYQKLVEENPDLKEQLREMINMSFADRTEISNEMEIGKAFYSVHVVPVKLSSGLKVVVSIQNITNTKELERLQKINRMKNDFVASISHELKTPLSAILAYSETILDSIEDLDVDTLRQFIGTIKNEGEHLQSIVSDMLEFSKLESDSFPMNFKRVDLLKILRESYEGSMAKALEGNIKFELSIPDDLEEAYITADSKRIREAIDNLVVNAFKYNDSPSPEVKIILYDEKDNYVVEVYDNGSPIPDEEKNHIFQKFYRIETMKANASGTGLGLALVKEIVEKHHAKIWVEDNNGCSFKISFPKKDWLNS, from the coding sequence GTTTGGAAAAGAAGCTGACAGACAAGTTTTGGAATTTGCAGTTTGGTCCTTGAAAAAACATCGTCTTTCTGTGACACCTATCGGAGACTCAATGGTCATGTTTGTTCCACTTTTCAGCAGGAACCAAGATATCGGTGTGTTGATCTTTGGATTGAAAAGCGATATGAACGATATTACCAGGGGAGTCACCGATATAGAAAGTTTTCTTGCTTTTGAAACTTCTATGGTTATAGAAAACATGTTCTTGACCAAAGAACTTTTGAAGAAAAATGAGGACATAGCCGAAGCAAAATTCTATCTTGAAAACGTACTTAATTCGCTAAAATACGCAGTTGTTGTGGAAGATATTTACAGAAACGAGGAATTCTCCAACATTCCTTATCAAAAGCTTGTAGAAGAAAATCCCGACTTAAAAGAACAGTTAAGAGAAATGATAAACATGTCCTTTGCGGACAGGACAGAAATCTCAAATGAAATGGAGATAGGAAAGGCTTTTTACAGCGTTCACGTTGTGCCCGTAAAACTTTCATCAGGCTTAAAAGTTGTGGTTTCAATTCAAAACATAACCAATACCAAAGAGTTGGAAAGACTCCAAAAAATAAACAGAATGAAAAACGATTTTGTTGCAAGTATCTCCCATGAATTGAAAACGCCTCTTTCTGCCATTTTAGCTTATTCTGAAACCATTCTCGATTCAATTGAAGACTTAGATGTGGACACTTTAAGGCAATTTATTGGAACCATTAAGAATGAAGGTGAACATTTGCAGTCAATAGTTAGCGATATGTTAGAATTCTCAAAGCTGGAATCCGATAGCTTCCCGATGAACTTTAAAAGGGTAGATCTTTTGAAAATTTTAAGAGAGTCTTATGAAGGATCGATGGCAAAAGCGCTTGAAGGGAACATAAAATTTGAGCTTTCAATCCCAGACGATCTTGAAGAAGCTTACATCACGGCAGACTCAAAAAGGATAAGAGAAGCCATAGACAACCTGGTGGTAAACGCTTTTAAATACAACGACAGTCCTTCGCCAGAGGTCAAAATAATTCTGTATGACGAAAAAGATAACTATGTGGTGGAAGTTTATGACAACGGAAGCCCAATACCAGACGAAGAGAAAAACCATATCTTTCAAAAATTCTACAGAATTGAAACGATGAAAGCAAACGCATCTGGAACAGGCTTAGGCCTTGCGTTGGTAAAAGAAATAGTCGAAAAGCATCATGCGAAAATATGGGTAGAAGATAACAACGGTTGTAGTTTCAAAATATCATTTCCAAAGAAAGATTGGCTGAATTCGTAA
- a CDS encoding HAD-IIA family hydrolase — MNSDLIEMLKKAKLFAFDLDGTTIIDSKPLEGIKDLLNYLLESGKSVCFLTNNSSRTNVMHAERLSKIFNMNITENDMMSSLDSLELFLERKSIKRIYPFLNERVKKYLKEKFIFDDENPDVIAVGFNTDAVYSQLEKVSQLIFEGVPYLLVHPDLRCPTSFGYIPDAGSFGKLFELTTDKKPIWVGGKPNPIMVEGLAKKYNVDENEIVYVGDRLYTDIEMVKNSGIYGVLVLTGETTLEEFKNYKKSTGIKRVAVAQNAKELLKMVKE, encoded by the coding sequence TTGAACTCTGATTTGATCGAGATGCTAAAAAAGGCAAAACTCTTTGCGTTTGATTTGGATGGAACAACGATCATAGATTCCAAACCGTTAGAGGGAATTAAAGACCTTCTAAATTACCTTTTAGAAAGTGGAAAGAGTGTGTGTTTTTTAACGAATAACTCATCGAGAACAAATGTCATGCATGCGGAACGACTTTCGAAGATATTCAATATGAACATCACTGAAAATGACATGATGAGTTCGCTGGATTCCTTGGAGCTTTTTTTGGAAAGAAAATCCATAAAGAGGATATATCCATTTTTGAATGAGCGCGTGAAGAAATATTTGAAGGAAAAGTTCATCTTTGATGATGAGAATCCAGATGTCATTGCCGTTGGATTCAACACCGATGCGGTATATTCACAGCTAGAAAAGGTTTCACAGCTGATATTTGAAGGAGTTCCATATCTTTTGGTTCATCCCGATTTGAGGTGTCCTACCAGCTTTGGATATATTCCGGATGCAGGATCCTTTGGAAAGCTTTTTGAACTCACAACTGATAAAAAGCCCATTTGGGTAGGCGGAAAGCCAAATCCCATAATGGTGGAAGGACTTGCAAAAAAATACAATGTCGACGAGAACGAAATAGTTTACGTGGGAGATAGGCTTTACACGGATATAGAAATGGTAAAGAACAGTGGAATCTATGGCGTGTTAGTTCTTACTGGAGAAACGACGTTGGAAGAATTTAAAAACTACAAAAAGTCCACAGGAATAAAAAGGGTGGCAGTGGCTCAAAATGCGAAAGAACTTTTGAAGATGGTGAAGGAATAG
- a CDS encoding HDOD domain-containing protein produces the protein MPTPNFVVSKVMELVSQPNVSASELTEVIEKDPNLTVRVMKLANSAYYGLPQKISTLSYAVMILGFKTVRNLVTSIYMHDAFFSSKLKTDKISADKMWWHLIATAVATESVSNAVGYINKEETFLVGMIHDLGKMVMAKLFPSYTDAIIELASKASLTYFEAEQKLELPDHVSIARHLVEKWGFPEEIRAAVAFHHEPEKVEDENMKDIVYISHTADIVANILDPHAAGNYDIPTINKKVWSYLKFDGPTFLSITREARGMTRKATEFFNL, from the coding sequence ATACCAACACCAAATTTCGTCGTCTCCAAAGTTATGGAATTGGTTTCTCAGCCAAACGTTTCGGCATCTGAGCTTACTGAGGTCATAGAGAAAGATCCCAACTTAACCGTGAGAGTCATGAAGCTTGCCAACTCAGCCTATTACGGTTTGCCTCAGAAAATCTCTACACTTTCATATGCAGTTATGATATTGGGATTTAAAACCGTTAGAAATTTGGTTACAAGCATATACATGCACGATGCTTTCTTTTCTTCTAAATTGAAAACAGATAAAATAAGTGCTGACAAGATGTGGTGGCATCTTATAGCCACGGCGGTTGCCACAGAGAGCGTCTCAAATGCTGTAGGTTACATAAACAAGGAAGAAACGTTTTTGGTGGGTATGATCCATGATCTTGGTAAGATGGTAATGGCAAAACTCTTCCCATCTTACACGGATGCGATAATAGAATTGGCCTCAAAAGCCTCTTTAACTTATTTTGAAGCCGAACAAAAACTCGAGCTTCCCGATCACGTTTCAATAGCCCGCCATCTTGTCGAAAAATGGGGATTTCCTGAAGAAATACGTGCAGCAGTTGCCTTTCATCATGAACCTGAAAAGGTTGAAGATGAAAACATGAAAGATATCGTGTACATTTCGCATACCGCAGATATCGTCGCTAACATATTGGATCCCCATGCAGCTGGAAACTACGACATTCCGACCATAAACAAAAAAGTATGGTCTTATTTGAAATTCGATGGACCAACCTTTCTCAGCATTACAAGAGAAGCTCGTGGAATGACCAGAAAGGCTACGGAGTTTTTCAATTTATAA
- a CDS encoding TIGR00266 family protein: MKYQIVGKPSYSMIKVTLESDERITAEAGAMVSMSPNISMETKARGGIFSSLKRSVLGGESFFMNTFYAENGEGEIFLAPTMVGDVHVMELNGETVFVRSGSYLASVGEIEIDTKWGGAKTFFGGEGLFLLKISGNGKLFVSSYGAIVEKFVEGEYIIDTSHIVAFDDSLNFNIKKAGNWKSFFFSGEGLVCNFNGSGKVLIQTRNLDAFVGWLKSKVKSGGN, translated from the coding sequence ATGAAGTATCAAATAGTGGGTAAACCGTCGTACAGTATGATCAAGGTGACACTCGAAAGCGATGAACGCATAACCGCTGAAGCAGGGGCCATGGTTTCAATGTCGCCCAACATTTCCATGGAAACCAAGGCGCGTGGAGGAATTTTTTCATCTTTGAAGCGCAGTGTACTGGGTGGAGAGAGCTTCTTTATGAACACTTTCTACGCCGAAAACGGCGAAGGTGAAATTTTTCTTGCACCTACCATGGTAGGTGATGTTCATGTTATGGAGTTGAATGGAGAAACAGTATTTGTGAGATCAGGATCTTATTTGGCGTCTGTGGGTGAGATTGAAATAGATACCAAATGGGGAGGAGCAAAGACATTTTTCGGTGGGGAAGGGCTTTTTCTTTTGAAAATCAGCGGAAATGGAAAGCTTTTTGTCAGTTCGTACGGCGCTATAGTGGAGAAATTTGTTGAAGGAGAATACATAATAGACACCAGTCATATCGTGGCATTCGATGATTCTCTGAATTTCAATATAAAGAAGGCAGGAAACTGGAAATCTTTCTTTTTTAGTGGAGAAGGTTTGGTGTGCAATTTCAATGGAAGTGGAAAGGTTCTAATTCAAACCAGGAATCTGGATGCTTTTGTGGGATGGTTGAAATCTAAAGTTAAAAGTGGAGGTAACTGA